The following is a genomic window from Abditibacteriaceae bacterium.
GAAACATTGTCGGCAAAGCGCACGCACAATAGCCAGAGAAAGACCGAGACCGCCAGAAGCGAAGCCGAATCGTTGTTGACAATGCCCGATGTCATGCCGAAAATCGGGATGAGTGCCAGAATCGCAGCACTCAAGCGCGCGACGTTTCGACTGGCGATGTGGAGAATTGTCTCATAAAAAAAGATAAGTGAAAGGAGGCCCATCGCGCACGAAACGAAACGCAATCCGTGATAGGTCGCCGCTTCGGGCAACATCTGCAAAAGCGCGTAAAACGGCAGGAGAACAAAATAGTAAAGCGGCGGGTGCAACGAATGCGCGCCACGATATTCGCTGCCGTCCGCTTGCAGAAATGGAAAGCGGCGTTCTTCAAAAAGCAACTTCACGTAAGCAAAATGGCGCGGCTCGTCGGGGCCGAAACCGGGCAGAATAACGAAGTTATAAACGATGCCGAGCAAAGCCGCGCACGCGAGAACGAAAACGAAAGCGCGGTCGCTACGCCAGGAAAAGCCGGAAGAAGGTTTGTCGGATTGCTCAAGTGGTGCGGACATAAAGCGGCCTTGTTGCAAATGAGTTGTGGCCCCTTGATTATCGCCGACTGATGACGAGTTCTCAAACCAACGCGCGCCGAAGTACAGTCGAAAACGACCGTACTTTCGATAGAATGAGAGCGATGAACGAATCTTTGAAGGAATCTTCTCCGCCGCTCAGCCCGTCGCGCTCGTATCGGCTGGCGTATCCGTGGGCAAAGGTAAAGCTGCAAGCGTTTATCCGCTGCCTCGCGCCGCGTTTGCGTGTCGAAGGCACGATTCATGTGCCGCGTCGTGGCGGTGTCTTGCTGACGCCCAATCACATCTCCGATGCCGATCCGCCGTTTGTCGGATTGTGCGCGCCGCGTCCCTTATGGTTTATGGCGAAGCGCGGATTGTGGCACCAGCAAGGCGTGATGAAATATCTCGGGCCGGTGATTTCGTGGATGCAAGCGTTTCCCGTCGATCCCGATTCCGCCGACCGTGAAGCGTTGCGTTACGCCGAAGACTTGCTCGAAGCAAAGCAAGCGCTCGTCATCTTTCCTGAAGGTCGCATCGCGCACAACGAAACGATTCCGCTGCAACCCGGCGCGGTGATGCTGGCGTTGCGCGCGAAAGTTCCGGTTGTGCCGGTTGGCATTGCGGGCACGCAATACGTTATTCCGTATGGACACTTGCTGCCGCGACCGACGCTGATGCCAGTGGCCGTTGTTTACGGCGCTCCGGTGCGCTTCGACGATCTAATCAAACTGCCACGCCGCGCCGCCCGCGAAGCCGCTGCCGAGCGGCTGGAAAAAGCGATGACTACCGTTCGTGCGCGCGCCGAAGAACTCGCGCGTTAGTCCCTTCAAAATCGACCGTACTTTTATGCTTCCGTTTTCTGTCCCGTTTATTCGCTGGGCCGATGTCGCACGCATGACGACCGGCACCATGCGCCGCCGCATTTACGATCATGAATTCGTTTATGTTTTAGGCGGGCAGGGCACAATTGTGATTGAAGGCGCGCGCCACACCGCCGAACATAACCGGCTTTTTCTGTTGCAGCCGCGCCAATGGCATGGCTATCACGCGGCGGAAAATGCCGAATTGCTGTTGCTCGGCGTTCACTTCGATTGGAAGCCACAGCACGATACGCTGCACTTTCCTATTTTTCGCGCCGCCGATGAAGGACAGTTCGCCGAAGATGCTCTCTTCCGCGTGCCGCGTGAAGTGCCGGGTTGGAATTTGCGTCAAACGCCGTTTCTCGATTGCTCGCGTCATAGCCGCGTGCGCAAGATGCTGGAAGATGTGGTCGCCGAATACGCGCGCGACGATGCCGAATCGCGCGAAGTGGCAGGCGCACTTTTGGCGGCGGCCATCGGACAAATCGCGCGCGAAGTGCGTGTCCACGCCGGCGGCGCGATGCTGGCGCCCGATGCTCTGCGACGTTGCGAGCGAGCGCGGGCGATGCTGGAGGATGTCGAAGCGTTGCCTTCCACAGAAGATGTTGCGCTTGCTGTCGGGTGGAGCGCCGATCATCTGCGGCGCGCGTTTCGAGCCGCATTTAACACGACGCCGCAGGGTGTTCAAATGGCGGCGCGTTTGCGTCGTGGGCGCGAACTCTTGCGTGACGGAAATATCCCTGTTGCCGAGGTCGCTCACCGTTGCGGCTTTGACGATCCTTCGCATTTTGCACGCGCCTTTCGTGCAGAAACCGGACTTTCTCCACGAGAATTCCTGACGCTCGTGTGCAAACTCTAGTTTGAAAACAATGTCGGAAATATCCGTATCTGTCGGAGAACGGCAGAAGAAAAGCAAGCGCGCGGGGAACAATAAAGATGTCCGAATTCGACCGTACCTGGAGACATCTTTATGCTGACCAACGAACAAAAAGAACAATTCGAGCGCGATGGTTACCTCATCGTGCGCGGTTTAATTTCGCGTGAAGAAGCTGTGCAACTGCGCGATCATTTTATGGACTTGCACGCGCAGGGCCCAAAGCAAGGCTTTGACCCCAAAAGCGCCGACGAAGCCGACAGCGACGTGCTGCGAATGTATCCGCGCTTCATGCACCCGCATCGCGTCGATGATTTGTCAATGAAATGGATGCTCGACGCGCGCTTTGAGGGCGTCTTGCGCGATTTGTTCGGCGAACAGCCGGTTGCCGCGCAAAGCATGTTTTATTACAAGCCAGCGGGCGCACGCGGCCAGGCGCTGCATCAGGATAATTTTTATCTTGAAGTTGCACCGGGAAGCTGCATGGCGGCGTGGGTCGCGCTCGATGAAATCTCGCCCGATAACGGCGGTTTGTTCATCGTGCCCGGCTCGCACAAAACCGACGTGCAGTGCCCCCACGTCGCCGATTTGACGCAAAGCTTTACCACCGAAGAAGTGGATGTTCCCGAAGGTATGACACCGGTTCCGGCCAACATGGAACTGGGCGATGTCTTGTTTTTTAACGGCAGCGTGATTCACGGCTCGTACCCAAACAACACGAAAGACCGCTTCCGTCGCTCGTTCATCTGCCATTATCTCGGCGAAGGCTCGAAGCAGATTTCGGAGCATTATTTTCCCTTGCATCGTTTTGATGGAACACCAATTCAGAAAGACGAAGTTTTTGCTGTGTCGTCGGGCGGCGGCGTCTGTGGAAGCGAGGCATGGCAGGATTTGATGAATGCGCGCGTCGAGAAAGTTGTGCTTGCTTAATGCGAGGGCTTGTCGGATAAAGAAGTACGGTCGAAATCGACCGTACTTCTTTTTTTATGTCTTTCTCCCCATTGCAGCGCCGCCTCGTTTGTTTTTTCGGAGCAGCATTGCTGTTGCAAATTGCGCTTGCCCTTTTGCCGGTTCCGCTTTACGCACGCTCCGAGCGCTTTCATGCGACAGTTCTTGCGGTTTTCTTTCTCGATTTTTTGATGTTTCGGCGGCAGCATGTACGCTGGGGCTATCCAATGGTGGCAGCTATTGGGCTAACCGCTGGTTTAGGCTTCTTCTTTTGGAACCTGCTCGATTGGCAGGCGCGCGCCATCAACGGGCGCTTTCAAGGAAGCGAGGTGCTGTGGCGCATGAGCCTCGTTGCCAGCCTTGTAATTCTGTATTCATGGTGGACACGCGCTTTGATGTGGCTGCTCGAACGCAAGGCGTCATCAGAATTCAAGAATTCGCCGCGCGGCCTGGCTCTGAGGGCGCTTCGCATCGGAGTGTCTCTGCTGCTGTTCGCACCGTATTTCTTCACGGCGATGAACTCGCATCGCTTCAAAATTGCCGGTGCCAACACGCCGCGCAGCGATTTTAAGCTCGAATACGAAGACGTTGCTTTTAAGGCCAACGACGGCATTCCGTTGCGCGGCTGGCTCATTCCCGCGCCGAATTCACAGCGCGCGGTTGTAGTGTGTCACGGTTTGGGCGCGAATCGAGGTTTGTTCCTCGGAGTTGCGCCGTTTCTGCAGCGCGCCGGTTACACCGTTTTGATGTTCGACTTTCGCGGGCACGGCGACAGCGGTGGCCACACGATTTCTTTTGGTGCCGATGAAGCGCGCGATGTCGCCGGCGCAGTGAGCTTCTTGAAAGCGCGTGGCTTTTCGCGTGTCGCGCTTTACGGGTTCTCGATGGGCGGCGCGGCAGTTCTCAACAGTGCCGCGAAGCTACCTGTTGATGCCGTTGTGGTTGATAGCACCTTTACCGATTTCGCGCCGCTTGTCGCGCAGAATTTGCCGTCCGTCCCCCAAGCTTTGAAGCAAACTGCCGTTACCATTATCGATATTTACGGACAACTCGAAGTAGGAGCATCCTTGCATCAAATCTCGACTCGCACGCACATCGCCAGCATCAGCCCTCGCCCGTTGCTCGTTGTTCACGGGACGGGCGACCAGTTAATTCCCTTTTCCCAGGCGCAAACGATTCATCGTCTCGCGCAGCATCCAAAGCAACTTTGGCTCGTCAAAGGCGCGGATCACTGCCTTTGCCGTCTGGTTGATGTAAAGCGTTACGAAGCGCGCGTTTCTGTTTTTCTGAAGCGAGCAATAAGGTAAATTCTGAAATGATGATAGGACGGAACTCTGGTGGGTGACGGCAAAAGAGTACGGTCGAATCCGACCGTACTCTTTGGTTTGAACTTCCATACTTTAGCTGCAACCGACGGCTGGGTCGAGGCATGGCATCTTGTTGGGGAACACAACACTGCTGTTGTAGAAGCTGGGAACGCGCTGCGCCTTCACATGACCATCGACATACAACACGTTGCTTGTTTCGAGATGGCGGGCAGCCGGTGCCGCGAAATCTTCGCCGCGTCCGTCGGTGTCGGTCGTGTCGTCGCCAACAAAGGGCCGGACAAGAAACGCTGTCGGTTTCGGTGATTTGAGCCAGTCAATCGGGTTACTCGATCCGGAAGGATTAGTTGCTCCATCGACTCCCATCACGGTTCCACTGACATTCTGAACGGCTGCAAGCGACGAACGAGCGATGCTGGAGTTGTAAAGGTAGCTGATGTGAAACGGTGGCGCTGTCGGAGTGCCCGGCATCCACCAGGTATTCGGCTCAATCGACGAATCGCTGGGGCACTGAAAAATCTGAGTGCTTTTCAGATAAGGTTGCAGCGAATTTGCCCAGGTCTGCGCGTTTGCAGTGCCGCCGGCGCCGGTCGTCGCGCGCACGAAGCGCTCGTCGTAGTCTTGCGTGTACTGCATAATTCCCAGACCGATTTGCTTCAAGTTGCTGGCGCAGCTGGAGCGGCGGGCGTTTTCACGAGCGCGTGCAAAAACAGGAAATAAAATCGCCGCAAGAATTGCAATGATGGCGATTACAACAAGAAGTTCGATGAGTGTAAAGCCCTTGCGCTGGCCACTATTGTGTTTAATGTTCATCCTATTCTCCAGGTCAAAGCCGGAATCGACTCTGTTATTCAATTTAATGTCGAATAGGACGCATGGGACACTGGCCTAGTGTCGAAAGAAATGTGAATTTTTCTCAGGCCGGTGAAAAAGAGGGTTACCTGAAAGACACCAACATTAAAAGAACGAAGGCGACAAGATAAATCCACGGAAATGCGATAAGCCCCATTATGATGGAGCTGGAGCCTCGCGCATTGGCAACCCATGCTCCGATACCCGAAATCGCGAAGGCAACAGGAACAAACCCGGCAGCAAAAAGCAAAACGCCTTGCCACGGAACGGTCATGTTGGCGATGCTGATGAAACTGGCTACGGCGAGGAGTGCGCCGCCAGCAACGCCCAGCACACAAACAATACTATTGATGATTAAAGTGAGTTGCATTTATTGGCTTATAAGAATCTAAATTGGTGCAGGTTAAGAAGGCATCAAGGTACGGTCGATTTCGACTGTACCTTGGTGTTTGTTCCCAACGGTTACTTCGTTCTCGCGGCTTCTTTCACCGTCAGTTTGCTGCCTTTAACACCTGCGTAGAAAACTACCAGTTTCACCGGAGTCTTTCCGACATTGCGGCCATTGTGCAGAGTGTTTACAACTTCCATAACTGCGTCGCCAGCTTTAAAATGTTTGATCTGTCCGGTCTTTAGCTTCACGTCCAGCCGCCCTTCCAGAATGACGCCGAAAGAAGGCACGCTGTGTAAATGCCAGCCGGTTTGTCCGCCAGGTGCGATTTGAATCACGAGGCCAGTGACTTCGGCTTCGCCCTTCGGATAAACGATTGGTTTGCCGTCCCAGCTTTGCGACGTTTGAAGCAAAGGTCGAACGGTGACTTGCTTGCTTGCCTCAAGCGCGCGCGAATTCGTGGACAAGAGCAAAACCGACAGAACACACAGCGAAGACAAGACATTTTGCATAGAAATCCGTTGGACAAAGGTTGTCACGAATTCTACCGCAGCCCGAAGCTGTCGCGGCACGAAGCTGTTGTGTCGTTGCAGGATAAGCACAGGTACGATCGAAATCGACCGCGCTCTTCGAGAACAAGCAATGGCATCGCCACATTATCCGATTGTCATGAAAGACAGACTCGTGATGCACCGTGATTAAGGGCGGGCGAGAGAATGAATCAAGGCTTCTAGTTCACGAAGATCAATGGGCTTTGCCAGATGCGCTTGAAAGCCTGAACGGAGCACTTTGTCCCGATCCTCGGGTCGCACGAAAGCCGTAAGCGCAATGGCAGGAGTTTGATTCCCTTTTTTATCCGGCAGTGCCCGCACTTTTTTGATGAGAGAAATTCCGTCTTCTTCCGGCATTCCGATGTCGCTGAGCAGAAGGTCGGGTTGTTCTTCCTGCAGCGCGACAAACGCTTCGGCTGCCGAACTCACAGCCCGAACGCGAGCGCCCCATTTTTCCAGAACGACCGAAAGATAACCACGTGCATCGGCCTGATCATCAACAACTAAAAGCCGAAGTCCTTCCAGAGAACGTGTATTTTTGGGGTTTGTCGGCTCCGTGCACATTGGCTCAGCAGGCACAGATGGAGCGATGAGCGGCAATTGGACCGTGAACGTCGCGCCTTTGCCCAGTCCTTCCGATTGAGCGGTGACGGTTCCGCCATGAAGTTTCACCAGATGATGCACGATGGCAAGCCCGAGTCCCAATCCTCCCTGAGCGCGGGTAGAGCTGGCGTCTGCCTGGCGAAAACGGTCGAAAACGCGGGGTAACATTTCGGGCGCCATGCCGATACCGGAATCGGAAACGACAATTTGGGCGTATGAACCGGTGCGATGCAAATGCACCCCAACTTCTCCGCCTTCCGGTGTGAATTTCAGAGCGTTGGACAACAGATTTCCCACGATTTGCTGCAAGCGAACCGGATCGCCCGAGACAAGGGCGACGCCTTCATCGAACATGCGATGAAACTGGATATTCTTGCTCTGGGCCGCGGGCAGAATTGTACTTAGCGCTTCTTCCATGATGCCCAGCAGATGCACAGGCTGTACTTCCAGGCTCATATTGCCGGCAATCATGCGGGAAACATCGAGAATGTCCTCGATAAGTTGGCTCTGGGCGCGCGCGTTGCGTGAAATTGTGCTTAATCCGATGGCGCTTTCTTCCGCGCTGATTTCTCCGCTTTGCAGCAGATGTGTCCAACCCATAATCGCCGCCAGGGGCGTTCGGAGTTCATGTGAAAGGGTTGCAAGAAATTCGTCTTTGGCGCGATTAGCGTTCTCAGCTTCTTTTCTGGCCTGCACCTGCTCGGTGATATCAACGCCATGGGCAAAAATGCCTTCTACTGTTCCATCCGCGCAGAATATCGGCTGATAAACCAGGTCGATAAAGCATTGCTCCAGCGGGCCCTGCGGCTCACGTTGAATCATGACCGGAATTTCGCGGCCTGTATAAGATTCACCGGTTGCATAGACCTGATCGAGCAGCTCGAAAAACCCTTGACCTTCAATTTCGGGCAGCGCTGTGCGCACTGGCTGTCCGACGACGTTGCGGTGACCGATGAGTTGTGAATAGGCGGCATTTGTCAGTTCGAAAATATGTTGCGGCCCGTGCAGTGTGGCTACGAAAGCGGGCGCATGAGTGAAAAGATAATGCAGCTTCGCGCGTTCGGCGCCCAACTGTTGAAGCAGCTTTTCGCTTTCTTCCTCGGCCTGGCGACGCTCGGTAATATCGCGAGTCGAACCGGCGACGAATTCGACCGTACCATCGGCGGCGAAGACAGGCGTAAAAATATATTCGTAAAAACCGGTTTTGCCCTTCGCATTGGTGTAAGGAGTTTCATCCCTGACTACAGCGCTGGTTCGGAAGACTTCTTCGATCTGATGTTGAAGGCGACGCGCCAATTCGGCCGGGTAGTCGAGGTCGAAGAAGTTTTTGCCGATGATCTCGGCGAGGGTAATGTCCAACAACTTGAGCAGCGGCGGATTGCAATAAGTGAATCGTCCGGCCCGGTCGAAAACATAGGCGAAATCTTCGATTGAACCCAAAGCCACATTTAAAATGCGCGATTGCTCCGCGACCCGACGTTGAATCTCGGTTTCCATTTGGGGGGAAAGAGAATCGGGTGTTGATGCATTCGTCAATTCTATGGCGGACATGATTTCGAGCCTTTAATCGAAGTTCGTTACAGCTTGCAATGGCGCACAGGCCATCATGTGAACGCTCTGCAAAAAACGTCCCAGAATTGACGAAAGCGAATTGTGACTGGAAGAACGAAAGAGTACAGTCGATTTCGACCATACTCTTTCCTCTGTTCCGTGCGAAAACGAACAAGGGAAGTTTTGCCTGATTTTTATCTTTTTCCAGATTTCGTCTGCTCTATAGAGAATTTATGGCACCATAAATCTATGGACTACCGGCAACAGATGAGTGTGGAAGATAACGTGCTGTGCTTTCGCCCAGAGGGTGCGCTGCAAGTCGCCGACTTTCTTCCGTGTCTGGAAATGCTTGCGCTTGCTTGCCACGAGAATCAGATAGTCCAGGTCTTTGTCGATGCAACAGGCATTATTCACGAGCCAATCACAATAATGGAGCGCTTTCACCTTGCGGTCAGTGCGGCACGCTCGTGGCCCCATGGGGTTTTTCTAGCGGTTGTGTGTCGTCCCGATCAACTCGACCGCAAGCACTTTGGCCATACCGTCGCTGAAAATCGCGGTCTAAACATCGGCGTTTACGAAAACGAAGCCGACGCACAACAGTGGCTCGCCCTTCGTTCTCGGTCTCCAGTCGGCTAAAGCTGCGCTGGTGCTACGTCTAATGCGGTATTGATAAGTACGGTCGAATTCGACTGTACTTTTTTTGTGCTGCTCGCGTCGCCGTGACAAGAATGGAAAGCACGCTCCAAATGTAAAGAGAAAGCACTATGCCAGCCATTTTTACCGTAGACACATTCACAGACACTCCGTTTTCAGGGAATCCTGCTGCCGTGTGTTTCTTGGATACACCGCGAGACGATGCGTGGATGCAAAGCGTGGCGCATGAAATGAACCTGTCGGAAACGGCCTTTTTGGTTCCGCAGGAAGATGGCTTTCAGTTGCGTTGGTTCACACCGAGAATCGAGGTTGATCTCTGTGGGCACGCCACATTAGCCAGCGCTCATATCCTGTGGGAAGCAGGCTTTGTCGGGGCCGAAGACATCCGCTTTTCTACACGCAGCGGCTTGCTCACGGCTCGCCGTTCGGAACGGGGAATCACTCTGGATTTTCCGGTTACACCGGAGGAGCCTGCCAACAGCGAGAGCGATACGCTTCGAGATGCGCTGGGGGGGACGCCCGTATATGTTGGAAGGAGTAAATTCGATTATCTGGTCGAGGTTGATTCGGAAGCGACGGTAAGAAGCCTGACTCCCGATCTGTCGTTGCTAAAAAAACTCCCCGTTCGCGGAGTGATAGTAACCAGCCGAGCTATGGCTTCCAATGTTGATTTCGTTTCGCGATTCTTCGCGCCAGCCGCAGGTATTGACGAAGACCCGGTAACCGGCTCGGCACACTGTTGTTTAGCGCCTTTCTGGTCTCAGCGTCTCCAGAAGAATCACTTTGTAGCGCATCAAGTTTCAGAGAGAGGCGGAGTTTTGCACCTTGAACTCGCGGGCAACCGCGTGTTAATCAGCGGAGCAGCGATAACGGTATTGCGTGGAGAAATCTTGGCTTAATGAATGCCAGAACAAGCAGCACAACAAAGGTTTACAGTGGTTTTCTGATAATACATCCCGGAGCCACTAGCTTTTGACACATCGCGTATGAATCAAACGAGGTTGCGATGCAACAAAAAAGGCGGGGCATTCAAGGAATGCCCCGCCTTTTGTCCAACGGAATCTTACCAGCGACGACGCGCTTCTTTCTTCTTGGCGCGCTTGTACATGTAATAAGAGCCAACGGTCGCAACTGCGCCATACGTTGTGACCTTCTTCTTACGCTTGAGCAAACCATAGCCTGTCACGGCAGCAGAGCCGATGGCGATTTTCTTCCATGTGCTCGATCCAGCAGCCTGAGCCGGACGGGAAACGTAAGCTGTTGTGCCGAGTGTCATGACAGAGAGCGTGCCCAGTGCGACAATACGACTGGAATTGATTTTGTGATTTTTCATCATAATTCTCCCTTCTGCTTATTTCGACGGCGACATTCGTGCCCTGTTCATAAAAACAGCGAATTAAAACTAGTTCTAAAAGGCCTAAGACCGCTGCACAAACTCCCTGCCGCACTTACCAGTAAGGAGTACGGTCGAAATAAAAGCCGCTGCCTGACGGGGCAGCGGCTTTTACTTTCATGTCGAATAATTTTCCTGCGTTGACGAAATTATTCTTAATTGATGCTATCTTCCGGGACACTTCCAGTCCCCTGGCAGCAGGGGCAAACGATTGTGCCTTTAATATGGAGGCTCTTCTCGATCCAATCGACGATGGTGGGAGACGCCATTTCTAAAAGGATAAGTTCATCATCGGTGTAAGGGATAGGATCGAAGTTAAAATGGCAAACAGTCCCGAGCGTTGCGCCATCGACGTTCGTGAGTGGCAAGCCACAGTACGATTGAATTAGTGCTCGCTTGGGATGCTCTTTCACTCGTTCATCGCTCAGTGAGTCGATTGTGATGAATTTCTCACCGGAGTCGCGCACAAACAAACAATACGAATCGGTGATCTCAATCGGCTCGCTCTGACGAACGGTCGAGTCCTGTTTGTCTACAAGACACACATTGCGAAGGGCGGGGGCATCAAAAATATAGAGTGCCGTAAAGCGGTGCACCGATTTCGAATTAATGAAGGACAGCGCCTCAAAGATGCCTTCTTCTTCAAGAACGGCCTTAAAACGCGTACTGTCCGCCTGGCAGGTGACAAAAGACATCGGAGGCTCTCGTGCTTTTTACAAAACGATTTGTGCAGAAGCGACCGCTTCGTCGGCACCGTAATTCTGCACATACCTTGATTTTGCCACAACAACACTTCTGAGCGTAGCAGTCACGCGTTCATTTCGCCGATAAACATACCGAAGGGCCGTCGTTGTGAAGCAAGGGAAGTTGCTCAAAACCCGCGAGACGACAAAAAGGGCCACTCACTTTGAGTGGCCCTTTTTATTCAGCGCAACAGCTTTAGCGGAAAGCGCGAGGGGGCAGCGGTTTGCCGCGCAGTGTGGTTGTTACACCACCGAGAACAGCGCCGCGCCACGAATAGTTGGTGGTGAAGCCTTGTCCAGGAGGGCCATAATGACCCGTCGTGCCAAAGCCATAACCAGGCTTGAGGTCAACCGGAGCGGGTGGGCAATCCGGTGGCGGTGGGGGCGGGCAATCGGGAGCAACGGGCTTGCCCATGCCATCGACCTGGCCTTTCTCGATTGTGCTCAGAGCCTTGGCTCCGGCTACTACAGGCACTTTGACCTGCGCTGCCTGGCTGATGCTGGCCATGCCGCTCAATGCGACTGCGCTCAACACCGCGATTCCAAAAAATTTCTGCATTTTTGCACCTCTCCTTGAGGAATTGCCCTTGCGGGCGATAAATATGATGATTGAGAAAGAATGGAACGACCTTCTTTCTTTCGTGACTCACCTTAATGCGAGAGCCACGCCAAACCCCATGGAGAAAGCGATAGATTGACTGCGCAGCGGTGCGCGTTTTTTTCGGAGCTTTGTCGGTACGCCACGCTTTCCAGTACGGTCGCACATTTTGAACATTATCGAAAATGGTAGATGTCGCTGTAAGGAGTGGCTGGCCTTTGCACGGAGGAGTACGGTCGAATTCGACCGTACTCCTCCGTGCAAAGCCTTATCTGTCAGGAGGCTGCGGAATCGTTGATGTCAAATTGAACAGACAACGGCGATGCAGATGCAGGCAGGTGAAGAAATACACAACGTTCTCCCAACATCCAGTTGCCTTCGTTGAATACCTGTTCTGAATCGTGCCGATGTAATTTCGTTCCATTGCAGGTTATTGCCAAAGGTTCATCCAAGTTTTGAAGCACGATGGTACATGGGCCGGTTTGTCCCGCGTGACTACGAATGACCAGGCTCAAACGCGAGCCATCTAATGAGCACTGAACCGTGGTTGTCCTTGTTTCTTCGTAGATCGTCGTTTCAACGCGGCCCTGTTTAGGATAAATCAGCAAACTGAGCGATTCGGGTTTTTCCTGCCCCACAAATTGAATGCTCGGGGAGGTGGGAATGATAGCACCTGTCCTAACAAACAAAGGCATGGTATCCAGCGGAGTCGGGGACATGATCCACTTCGGGCCGGATTCAGTGCGATTCGTCCAGAAGTTCACCCAGTCGCCTGCGGGCAGATAAACACGCTGCTCGCTCGCTTCACCAAACACCGGAGCGACTAGCAAACTCTCGCCTAATAAATATTGCCCTTCGAGGTTGGCTGTGTTGGGGTCGTCTTGAAAATCCAGCACCAATGGTCGCATCAGCGGGATACCTGTCTGTTGTGACAGATAGGTCTGGGAAACCAAATAGGGAATCAGACGATAGCGGAGATCAGCATATTTGCGGTAGATCTCCACCGTTTCCTCGTCGTAATTCCACGGTTCACGCGCGCCGACTCCGTGGAACTGCGCAAAGGGCAGCAACATCCCAAGCTGGAAATAGCGAATGTAGAGAGATTTTTCGACGCGCGGGCCATAAAACCCGCCGATGTCGGTGCCCCACAGCCCGATTCCGGACATGGCACAACTCAAGCCACCGCGTAGCACGCTCGCCATTTCAGAAAACGTCGAGCGCGAATCGCCGCAGTAAGAAGCGGGGTAGCGCTGAATGCCGGCACATCCGGTAATGCCCCACACAACACCGGGGCGTCCCGTGAATTCTTCAATCGCTTCATAGGCTGTGCGAATGAAATGAAGTCCGTGCACGTTGTTGTATTCGACGCTATCCATCGCGGCATAGACGTTGGTGGTCGGAGAAGAAATCGCCCAGTCGCAGAAGAATGTCGCAATCCCCTGCGCCAGAAAACCCTTGAGTTTTTCTTTATACCACTCGCGGCATTCGGGGATGGTGAGGTCGAACGCGACAACCGGGCAGTTACTGCCCATATCCCAACTGTGTTCGACGCCATCAGTGTTTTTGAGAATGTAACCAAGTGAGCGCGCTTCCTGAGCCATCGCACACTCTTTCAACACCCAGACCTGAATGAAGAGACAGACTTTAAATCCTTGTTCTTTAAGACCGGCGAGAAAGGCTTCCGGGTCGGGAAATGTTTCTGTGTTCCATTCCATGTCGAAGTCGACTTCCGAGCCGCGTCCGGGGTGTG
Proteins encoded in this region:
- a CDS encoding phytanoyl-CoA dioxygenase family protein; its protein translation is MLTNEQKEQFERDGYLIVRGLISREEAVQLRDHFMDLHAQGPKQGFDPKSADEADSDVLRMYPRFMHPHRVDDLSMKWMLDARFEGVLRDLFGEQPVAAQSMFYYKPAGARGQALHQDNFYLEVAPGSCMAAWVALDEISPDNGGLFIVPGSHKTDVQCPHVADLTQSFTTEEVDVPEGMTPVPANMELGDVLFFNGSVIHGSYPNNTKDRFRRSFICHYLGEGSKQISEHYFPLHRFDGTPIQKDEVFAVSSGGGVCGSEAWQDLMNARVEKVVLA
- a CDS encoding DUF1559 domain-containing protein, with the translated sequence MNIKHNSGQRKGFTLIELLVVIAIIAILAAILFPVFARARENARRSSCASNLKQIGLGIMQYTQDYDERFVRATTGAGGTANAQTWANSLQPYLKSTQIFQCPSDSSIEPNTWWMPGTPTAPPFHISYLYNSSIARSSLAAVQNVSGTVMGVDGATNPSGSSNPIDWLKSPKPTAFLVRPFVGDDTTDTDGRGEDFAAPAARHLETSNVLYVDGHVKAQRVPSFYNSSVVFPNKMPCLDPAVGCS
- a CDS encoding lysophospholipid acyltransferase family protein, which encodes MNESLKESSPPLSPSRSYRLAYPWAKVKLQAFIRCLAPRLRVEGTIHVPRRGGVLLTPNHISDADPPFVGLCAPRPLWFMAKRGLWHQQGVMKYLGPVISWMQAFPVDPDSADREALRYAEDLLEAKQALVIFPEGRIAHNETIPLQPGAVMLALRAKVPVVPVGIAGTQYVIPYGHLLPRPTLMPVAVVYGAPVRFDDLIKLPRRAAREAAAERLEKAMTTVRARAEELAR
- a CDS encoding alpha/beta hydrolase, which produces MSFSPLQRRLVCFFGAALLLQIALALLPVPLYARSERFHATVLAVFFLDFLMFRRQHVRWGYPMVAAIGLTAGLGFFFWNLLDWQARAINGRFQGSEVLWRMSLVASLVILYSWWTRALMWLLERKASSEFKNSPRGLALRALRIGVSLLLFAPYFFTAMNSHRFKIAGANTPRSDFKLEYEDVAFKANDGIPLRGWLIPAPNSQRAVVVCHGLGANRGLFLGVAPFLQRAGYTVLMFDFRGHGDSGGHTISFGADEARDVAGAVSFLKARGFSRVALYGFSMGGAAVLNSAAKLPVDAVVVDSTFTDFAPLVAQNLPSVPQALKQTAVTIIDIYGQLEVGASLHQISTRTHIASISPRPLLVVHGTGDQLIPFSQAQTIHRLAQHPKQLWLVKGADHCLCRLVDVKRYEARVSVFLKRAIR
- a CDS encoding cupin domain-containing protein, producing MQNVLSSLCVLSVLLLSTNSRALEASKQVTVRPLLQTSQSWDGKPIVYPKGEAEVTGLVIQIAPGGQTGWHLHSVPSFGVILEGRLDVKLKTGQIKHFKAGDAVMEVVNTLHNGRNVGKTPVKLVVFYAGVKGSKLTVKEAARTK
- a CDS encoding AraC family transcriptional regulator: MLPFSVPFIRWADVARMTTGTMRRRIYDHEFVYVLGGQGTIVIEGARHTAEHNRLFLLQPRQWHGYHAAENAELLLLGVHFDWKPQHDTLHFPIFRAADEGQFAEDALFRVPREVPGWNLRQTPFLDCSRHSRVRKMLEDVVAEYARDDAESREVAGALLAAAIGQIAREVRVHAGGAMLAPDALRRCERARAMLEDVEALPSTEDVALAVGWSADHLRRAFRAAFNTTPQGVQMAARLRRGRELLRDGNIPVAEVAHRCGFDDPSHFARAFRAETGLSPREFLTLVCKL